TCGGGTCGAAGAACTGCTGGGCGTAGAAATCGAGCGAGTAGATGCCTATCTTGGCCGCTTCCTGGATGATCGGCCAGGGAGTCTCCTCACGCTCGTCCCATTCGGCGGCCGCGGGGCGCATCACGTCGGCGGCGAAGCCGTGGAGCCAGTCGCGGACCTGCTTCTGGTCATCGTTGAGTTCGAGCGTGAACTCGCCCATATTCCCTCCCAGCCGTACGTTACTTGCGGTAACACCAGTCTGTTACCGGTGGGTATGGGCTGTCAACCTGCAGTGGAGCGGTTCGGCCCGACCGGCATCGGACACCGGCCGGGTGTTACGTTGCGACAGCCTCACGAATCGCACGGGCGGGGAGACACGCTTATGGACATCGCACACCGGACCACCGGCCAGCAGACGCCCGCCGAGCAGCGGCGACGCGAGTTGCTGGAGGCGGCGGACCGGGTGGTGCTCCGGGACGGCCCCAAGGCGTCCATGAACGCGATCGCGGCGGAGGCGGGCATCACCAAGCCGATCCTCTACCGCCACTTCGGCGACAAGGGCGGCCTCTACCGCGCCCTCGCCATCCGGCACACGGACGCCCTCCTCGCCGCCCTGCGGGCCGCGCTCGACGCGCCGTCCGACCGCCGCCGCCGCGTCGAATCCACCCTCGACACCTACCTCGCCTCGATCGAGGCGATGCCCCAGGTCTACCGCTTCCTCATGCACCCGGCGGAGGAGTCGCACCAGACCGAGCAGGGCTTCGACGTCGGCCGCCACTCCGCGCCGCTCCTCCGGCGGATGGGCGAGGAGCTCGGCCAGGTCATCGCCGAGCGCGTCGACCTGGGCCCCGGCGCCGAGGCCCAGGCCCGGATCTGGGGGCACGGCATCGTCGGCATGATGCACGCGGCCGGCGACTGGTGGCTCGGCGAGCGCCCCTGCTCCCGCGCGGACCTCGTCCGCAGCCTGGCCGACCTCCTGTGGGGTCGCCTCGCCCAGGCACCGGACCGTCCCGGCGGCCCGGGGTTCTAGACCTTCCGCCGGGGCCGCGCGGCCCCGGCGCCCTCGGGACGCCGGTCCCGGAAGCCACGGCCCCGCCCTTCGGGACGCCGATGGCCCCGCTGCCGCCCCGCTGCCCCGAGCGGCCTCCGGGCCCCTCGGGGCAGCGGCTCGTCAGCCCTCCAGCACCCCGGCCCCGCTCCCCCACGGCTGCTTGCGGATCGCGCGGATCAGACGTGACTTGCGCCACCCCGTGACGTGGTCCGCGTAGACCCCGCCGTCCAGGTGGTCGGCCTCGTGCTGGAGGCAGCGGGCGAAGAAACCCGTCCCCTCCACCCGTACCGGCGTCCCGTCCAGCCGTACGCCCTCCACCACCGCGCGGTCGTGACGGGGCGTCGGAGCCTCCAGGCCCGGCAGCGAGAGGCAGCCCTCGGGCCCCCGGAAGACATCGCCGTCCGCCTCGACCAGGCGCGGGTTCACGACATGTCCCAGGTGGCGGGTCTCCTCGTCGTCGGGGCAGTCGTACACGAAGACCCGCAGGCCCACGCCCACCTGGTTCGCCGCCAGGCCGACGCCGTTCGCCGCGTACATCGTGGCGAACATGTCCTCGACGAGCCGGGCGAGTTCGGGCCCGAAGTCGGTGACGGGCGCGCAGGGTGTGTGCAGCACGGGGTCGCCGAGCAGGGTCATCGCTCGGACCTGGCCGGAACTGCCGGGGATGGGGCGGTTTCGCATGGCGGTAAGGGTACGGTCCGCCGTGACCTGGCTGTTTCGCGCGGCCGCTCGGCGGTGCCGCTGTTCGGGCTGCTGGCCGGATCTCGATAGGCTGAGCCCGGACCGACGCAAGGAGGAACAAGAACGATGTCAGGACACCCCGGTAATCCAGAGCCGCTGTCGCCGCGCGCCAAGCTGGCCGTGACGGCGGGCAGGGCCGCGGCCGCGGTGTCGCGTGCGGC
This sequence is a window from Streptomyces sp. NBC_00691. Protein-coding genes within it:
- a CDS encoding TetR family transcriptional regulator, giving the protein MDIAHRTTGQQTPAEQRRRELLEAADRVVLRDGPKASMNAIAAEAGITKPILYRHFGDKGGLYRALAIRHTDALLAALRAALDAPSDRRRRVESTLDTYLASIEAMPQVYRFLMHPAEESHQTEQGFDVGRHSAPLLRRMGEELGQVIAERVDLGPGAEAQARIWGHGIVGMMHAAGDWWLGERPCSRADLVRSLADLLWGRLAQAPDRPGGPGF
- the def gene encoding peptide deformylase; translation: MRNRPIPGSSGQVRAMTLLGDPVLHTPCAPVTDFGPELARLVEDMFATMYAANGVGLAANQVGVGLRVFVYDCPDDEETRHLGHVVNPRLVEADGDVFRGPEGCLSLPGLEAPTPRHDRAVVEGVRLDGTPVRVEGTGFFARCLQHEADHLDGGVYADHVTGWRKSRLIRAIRKQPWGSGAGVLEG